In the Flavobacteriales bacterium genome, one interval contains:
- a CDS encoding PorT family protein, which translates to MKKIILLGSFIAFGLSTQAQLTLGLKGGSALSDWNASSDTSEIDIISKYGRNFAFALEYQVIERLSVRIEPGWSGRGATIHQEGSAWIDGIQYEGYYREEYDINYFDIPLMAQLNLGDGPLRLRFLAGYNFSYATGGEVKEIFNIDPPIAGVSNLENTENLNFEDRDWNTRDNAVIIGGGLNFFFGRHVGLRLDARYFIGQSDLFLDEVREAYNRTWMLNIGLEYRFEFY; encoded by the coding sequence ATGAAGAAGATAATTCTACTCGGTTCGTTTATAGCATTTGGACTTAGCACTCAAGCGCAATTGACCCTCGGGCTTAAAGGGGGTTCGGCCCTAAGCGACTGGAATGCCTCCAGTGACACTTCTGAAATCGACATTATCAGCAAATACGGGAGAAACTTCGCCTTTGCCTTGGAGTATCAAGTAATCGAACGACTTTCTGTTCGGATCGAACCAGGTTGGAGCGGTCGAGGTGCTACGATCCATCAAGAAGGGTCTGCATGGATTGATGGAATTCAGTACGAGGGGTACTATCGCGAGGAATACGATATCAACTATTTCGATATTCCACTCATGGCTCAATTGAACCTCGGTGACGGGCCTCTACGACTGAGGTTCTTGGCAGGATACAACTTCAGCTATGCTACGGGCGGAGAAGTAAAGGAGATCTTCAACATCGACCCTCCTATTGCGGGAGTTTCAAATTTGGAGAACACGGAGAACCTGAACTTCGAAGATCGCGACTGGAACACCAGAGATAACGCGGTAATCATTGGTGGTGGACTCAACTTCTTCTTTGGTCGACACGTGGGACTGAGGCTCGATGCCCGCTATTTTATTGGGCAGAGCGATCTGTTTCTGGACGAGGTGCGCGAGGCGTATAACCGTACATGGATGTTGAACATCGGTCTCGAGTACCGCTTCGAATTCTATTGA
- a CDS encoding LysR family transcriptional regulator, which translates to MTIQQLEYIMALDTHRSFVRAAESCYVTRPTLTMQIKKLEEEWSMLLFDRTKKPI; encoded by the coding sequence ATGACCATACAACAGCTTGAATACATCATGGCGCTCGATACGCACAGAAGTTTCGTTCGCGCTGCCGAATCGTGTTATGTCACCCGGCCTACCCTTACCATGCAGATCAAAAAGCTCGAAGAAGAGTGGAGTATGCTCCTATTCGACAGGACCAAGAAGCCTATATAG